Proteins found in one Mesorhizobium sp. CAU 1732 genomic segment:
- a CDS encoding alpha/beta hydrolase — MSRPKIAEGREKGRLGYYDFGATPYFASRYDQRFSYCLYVPDDYDQDGDEQLDLAVIVHGTARWAEQYRSRLAGFAREHRVIVLAPLFPAGMTSPGELSSYKLLRSGGIAYDLVALDMVAEVSERYRLRSSRFLLHGFSGGGHFTHRFLYLHPERLLGASIGAPGIVTVLDHAHDFWVGIRNFEAVFGKALDLEALAHVPVHMVIGQNDTETWEIRLTPQDDWWVDGAETLAEANRIERMAALRTSLEAHGVQVEQDIVPGFAHDGMAMMGHVEAWFAKVLAASRAMENDA; from the coding sequence ATGAGCCGCCCGAAGATCGCAGAGGGACGCGAGAAGGGGCGGCTCGGCTACTACGATTTCGGCGCGACGCCGTACTTCGCCTCGCGCTACGACCAGCGCTTCTCCTACTGCCTCTACGTCCCAGACGACTACGATCAGGACGGCGACGAGCAACTCGACCTTGCGGTGATCGTCCACGGCACCGCACGCTGGGCGGAACAATACCGTTCGCGGCTTGCCGGCTTCGCCAGAGAGCACCGCGTGATCGTGCTGGCGCCGCTGTTTCCGGCGGGCATGACGAGCCCCGGCGAATTGTCGAGCTACAAGCTCCTGCGGTCTGGCGGCATTGCCTACGACCTCGTCGCTCTGGACATGGTCGCGGAGGTCTCGGAACGCTATCGGTTGCGCTCGTCGCGGTTTCTCCTGCACGGCTTTTCGGGCGGCGGGCATTTCACGCACCGCTTTTTGTACCTGCACCCAGAGCGCCTTCTCGGCGCTTCCATAGGCGCACCCGGCATCGTGACGGTGCTGGACCATGCGCACGATTTCTGGGTCGGCATACGAAATTTCGAAGCGGTCTTCGGCAAGGCGCTCGATCTTGAGGCCCTCGCCCATGTGCCGGTCCACATGGTTATCGGTCAGAACGACACCGAAACGTGGGAGATCAGGCTGACGCCGCAGGATGACTGGTGGGTAGATGGCGCGGAGACGCTTGCAGAGGCCAATCGTATCGAGCGAATGGCTGCGCTGCGCACCAGCCTCGAGGCCCACGGCGTGCAGGTGGAGCAGGATATCGTTCCGGGATTTGCGCATGACGGTATGGCCATGATGGGCCATGTCGAGGCATGGTTCGCCAAAGTGCTCGCCGCTTCGCGGGCGATGGAGAACGATGCATGA
- a CDS encoding ABC transporter ATP-binding protein yields the protein MLAEADHKPMLSVQDLSITVGPSGRRIVDRLSFDLSAGDMLALVGESGSGKTMAARSILSLLPPPLQTTPESAILFDGRDLTRLPPPDLRRTRGAEIGMVFQEPMVSLNPSMTIGEQMAEGLRLHRRMGADEIRSRSLAMLDRIQIKNPERCLAAYPHEFSGGMRQRIMLASVMLLEPRLLIADEPTTALDTLVQRDVLDLMVELTREKGTAVLLISHDLGMVSHYVRDVVVMREGEAVEQGRSLQVLQAPQHAYTKKLVDALPRRSAGGLRNISLVEPLVELRDVVIDYPGRARLFGTTDTMRAVHGVDLTVGRGETLALVGASGSGKTTIGRAIVGLVEPTSGTIAFRGEPIVGGRGDTARAQRRDMQIVFQDPYSSLDPRQRIESIVEEPLKLDREISRRERKDRVREVFDEVGLSQDFLPRLPHQLSGGQRQRVAIARAIVRRPAFVVADEPVSALDMTVQKQILLLIRTLQERYGFACLFVSHDLGAVEQVADRVAVMENGRIVEVGARDDVFDRPQHPYTRRLLDAAMLLDRRFGGEGVAQKVIAS from the coding sequence ATGCTGGCAGAGGCAGATCACAAACCCATGCTCAGCGTTCAGGATCTTTCGATCACAGTCGGTCCCAGCGGTCGCCGCATCGTCGATCGGCTCTCGTTCGACCTGTCGGCGGGCGATATGCTGGCGCTGGTCGGCGAGTCCGGCTCCGGCAAGACCATGGCGGCGCGGTCCATCCTGAGCCTGCTTCCCCCGCCGCTGCAAACGACGCCGGAGAGCGCAATCCTTTTCGACGGCCGCGACCTGACCAGGCTTCCGCCCCCCGATCTGCGAAGAACCCGTGGAGCCGAGATCGGCATGGTGTTTCAGGAACCCATGGTCTCGCTGAACCCGTCGATGACGATCGGCGAGCAGATGGCCGAGGGCTTGCGGCTGCATCGCCGCATGGGGGCCGACGAAATCCGGTCACGCTCGCTGGCGATGCTGGATCGTATCCAGATCAAGAACCCCGAACGTTGCCTGGCAGCCTATCCGCACGAATTCTCCGGGGGCATGCGCCAGCGCATCATGCTGGCATCGGTGATGCTTCTCGAGCCGCGCCTGCTGATCGCCGACGAGCCGACGACCGCACTCGACACGCTGGTCCAGCGCGACGTTCTCGATCTCATGGTCGAACTGACGCGGGAAAAGGGGACGGCGGTTCTTCTGATCAGTCACGATCTCGGCATGGTGTCTCATTATGTGCGCGACGTCGTCGTGATGCGTGAGGGCGAAGCGGTCGAGCAAGGCAGGAGCTTGCAGGTTCTGCAAGCTCCGCAGCATGCCTATACGAAGAAGCTCGTCGACGCGCTGCCGCGGCGCAGCGCGGGCGGTTTGCGCAACATCTCCCTGGTCGAACCGCTGGTCGAGCTGCGGGATGTCGTTATCGACTATCCCGGCAGGGCACGTCTGTTCGGCACCACCGACACCATGCGCGCGGTGCATGGGGTCGATCTCACCGTTGGACGAGGCGAGACGCTTGCGCTTGTGGGTGCTTCGGGCTCCGGCAAGACCACGATCGGCCGTGCCATCGTCGGGCTGGTCGAACCGACGTCGGGAACCATCGCGTTTCGCGGCGAGCCGATCGTGGGCGGTCGTGGGGACACGGCACGCGCACAGCGCCGCGACATGCAGATCGTCTTTCAGGACCCTTACTCATCGCTCGATCCGCGCCAGCGCATCGAATCGATCGTCGAGGAGCCGCTGAAGCTCGACCGCGAAATCAGCCGGAGAGAGCGCAAGGATCGCGTGCGCGAGGTGTTCGACGAAGTTGGGCTGTCGCAGGATTTCCTGCCGCGACTGCCCCACCAGCTCTCGGGCGGCCAGCGCCAGCGCGTGGCAATCGCACGCGCCATCGTGCGCCGTCCGGCCTTCGTCGTCGCCGACGAACCGGTCTCCGCGCTCGACATGACGGTGCAGAAGCAGATCCTGCTGCTGATCCGCACTCTGCAGGAACGCTACGGGTTCGCGTGCCTGTTCGTCTCGCACGATCTTGGAGCGGTCGAGCAGGTGGCCGATCGCGTGGCCGTCATGGAGAATGGACGCATCGTCGAGGTCGGCGCACGTGATGACGTGTTCGACCGGCCGCAGCACCCCTATACACGCCGGTTGCTCGATGCCGCGATGCTGCTCGACCGCCGCTTCGGCGGCGAGGGTGTCGCGCAAAAGGTAATCGCATCATGA
- a CDS encoding ABC transporter permease, which produces MPRLRFNAIFGGIVVFLVIAVAVFGPWLAPHDPMRLNLVARMAPLGGDYWLGTDEFGRDVLSRLMMGARTSAWIAFSTVLFALVTGTIFGVLSGFLRGWADRVIMMFNDAFLAFPGLLLALGFMAVFGASRNGIIIALGLAYMPVVVRVVRSTVMSIREREFVEASRVTGNSEIVTMIRHVLPNCVAPVTVLATTMFGWIILSESALSFLGLGVPPPAPSWGNMLSTARPYINQAPHLIILPGLCISITLLGVNMLGDAVRDWLDPKMQG; this is translated from the coding sequence CTGCCCCGGCTCAGGTTCAACGCCATCTTCGGCGGCATCGTCGTGTTTCTGGTGATCGCCGTGGCCGTGTTCGGCCCATGGCTGGCGCCTCACGATCCCATGCGGCTCAACCTCGTGGCGCGCATGGCGCCGCTCGGTGGCGACTACTGGCTGGGCACCGACGAATTTGGCCGTGACGTGCTCAGCAGGCTCATGATGGGCGCGCGGACCAGCGCCTGGATCGCTTTCTCGACCGTGCTGTTCGCGCTCGTCACCGGCACCATCTTCGGCGTCCTGTCCGGGTTCCTGCGAGGCTGGGCCGACCGCGTTATCATGATGTTCAACGATGCATTCCTGGCCTTTCCGGGACTGCTGCTCGCGCTCGGGTTCATGGCGGTGTTCGGCGCGAGCCGGAACGGCATCATCATTGCTCTCGGGCTGGCCTACATGCCCGTCGTGGTCCGGGTCGTGCGTTCCACCGTCATGTCGATCCGCGAGCGCGAATTCGTCGAGGCGTCACGTGTCACCGGAAACAGTGAAATCGTGACGATGATCCGTCATGTGCTGCCGAACTGCGTTGCGCCGGTGACGGTTCTCGCCACGACGATGTTCGGCTGGATCATCCTGTCGGAAAGCGCGCTGTCGTTCCTCGGCCTGGGCGTGCCGCCACCCGCGCCGAGCTGGGGCAACATGCTCTCCACCGCGCGCCCCTACATCAACCAGGCACCGCACCTCATCATCCTGCCAGGCCTGTGCATCTCGATCACGTTGCTTGGCGTCAACATGCTGGGTGACGCGGTGCGCGACTGGCTCGATCCGAAAATGCAAGGTTAG
- a CDS encoding ABC transporter permease produces the protein MGRFLITRTLSAIPTLIIVSLTVFALMRMIPGDPATLMLGDLAQPGQVEALKQRMGLDQPVVLQYFYWIGNVLTGDFGMSISSRQPVLPLIWDRFLVSANIVLLAVFFATLIAVPAGMLAAWRQDKLTDVSVVFVATALLSIPSFWLGLMLLLTFGLWLGWLPIVGYVPFGRDFGQAAIYIVLPVVTLVLVEIGSITRMARASTIEVSRLEYITHARAKGLSEPAIMWRHAFKNAFAPTWTLIGLILGSLLANIAIIETVFTIPGLGRLMVDAIYARDYPVVQGCMLYVAFMYVLVNLVVDLVYPLLDPRVKA, from the coding sequence ATGGGACGCTTCCTGATCACCCGAACGCTCAGTGCGATACCCACGCTGATCATCGTCTCGCTGACGGTTTTCGCCCTCATGCGCATGATCCCCGGCGACCCCGCAACGCTCATGCTGGGCGATCTGGCGCAGCCCGGACAGGTCGAGGCGTTGAAGCAGCGCATGGGGCTCGATCAGCCCGTCGTGCTGCAGTACTTCTACTGGATCGGAAATGTGCTGACCGGCGATTTCGGAATGTCGATTTCAAGCCGGCAGCCGGTCCTGCCTCTCATCTGGGACCGTTTCCTCGTCTCCGCCAACATCGTGCTTCTTGCGGTATTTTTTGCCACGCTGATTGCCGTGCCGGCAGGAATGCTTGCGGCCTGGCGGCAGGACAAGCTGACCGACGTCTCCGTTGTCTTTGTCGCGACAGCGCTTCTGTCGATTCCGAGTTTCTGGCTCGGCCTCATGCTGCTTCTCACATTCGGACTTTGGCTGGGCTGGCTGCCCATCGTCGGCTACGTTCCCTTCGGTCGGGATTTTGGACAGGCGGCGATCTACATCGTGCTGCCGGTCGTGACGCTTGTCCTGGTCGAAATCGGATCCATCACACGCATGGCGCGCGCCAGCACGATCGAGGTGTCGCGACTCGAATATATTACGCATGCGCGGGCCAAAGGGCTGTCAGAGCCAGCAATCATGTGGCGGCACGCCTTCAAGAATGCATTTGCGCCGACATGGACGCTGATCGGCCTGATCCTAGGCAGCCTGCTGGCGAACATCGCGATCATTGAGACCGTCTTCACCATTCCCGGCCTCGGCCGCCTGATGGTGGACGCCATTTACGCGCGTGACTATCCGGTGGTGCAAGGCTGCATGCTCTATGTCGCCTTCATGTATGTGCTGGTCAATCTCGTCGTGGACCTCGTCTACCCGCTTCTCGATCCGAGGGTGAAGGCATGA
- a CDS encoding C45 family peptidase — MTVQPFPLVEVSGAPRQRGQSYGEQAKARIAGSVDLYAGNLDRLGYGKADIDRFTATFAPTLKAWAPDLVDEMEGIAEGAGLDFSSIMLVNARTEVLQLARREKGIADDEPDGCTGAVVMPEETRDGELIHGQNWDWKAECAETSIVLRILRDEGPDVLTFTEAGGLARSGFNSAGIGITANYLESDRDYRELGIPLPFIRRKALEAKHFALALRVVAVTPKSGSNNMMLSTAEGYAVDLECAPDEAFALHPHNGMIVHANHWQSAVALSKLRETGLGEVPDSLYRDARVRKILEARRGDVTTDDLKASLFDDFATPFCVCRPPLRKEGGNLSATVAMIVMNTAQGVMEIAPLPAVNRTFTRYDLVMDRTAADKAA, encoded by the coding sequence ATGACTGTCCAGCCATTTCCGCTCGTTGAAGTCAGTGGCGCGCCACGTCAAAGGGGGCAGTCCTATGGCGAGCAGGCCAAGGCGCGTATCGCGGGCTCCGTCGATCTCTACGCTGGAAATCTCGATCGCCTGGGCTATGGAAAAGCTGATATCGATCGCTTTACCGCGACCTTCGCGCCGACGCTGAAGGCATGGGCGCCGGACCTCGTCGACGAGATGGAGGGCATAGCCGAGGGCGCGGGACTCGACTTTTCGTCGATCATGCTGGTCAACGCGCGGACGGAAGTCCTGCAACTCGCCCGTCGTGAAAAGGGCATTGCCGACGACGAGCCTGACGGGTGCACCGGCGCTGTCGTGATGCCCGAGGAAACGCGCGACGGCGAACTGATTCACGGACAGAACTGGGACTGGAAGGCGGAATGCGCCGAGACGTCCATCGTGCTGCGCATCTTGCGTGACGAGGGCCCGGACGTGTTGACCTTCACCGAGGCCGGCGGGCTTGCGCGCAGCGGGTTCAATTCCGCCGGGATCGGCATTACAGCCAATTATCTGGAATCGGATCGCGACTACCGCGAGCTTGGCATCCCGCTGCCCTTCATCCGGCGCAAGGCGCTGGAGGCGAAGCACTTCGCCCTGGCGCTGCGCGTGGTTGCGGTGACGCCGAAGTCCGGCTCGAACAACATGATGCTCAGCACGGCCGAAGGCTATGCGGTCGATCTCGAATGCGCGCCGGACGAGGCGTTCGCCCTGCACCCGCACAATGGAATGATCGTGCACGCCAATCACTGGCAGAGCGCGGTCGCGCTGTCGAAGCTCAGGGAAACCGGCCTCGGCGAGGTTCCCGACAGCCTCTATCGCGACGCGCGGGTGCGTAAGATTCTGGAGGCGCGCCGCGGCGATGTAACCACGGACGACCTCAAGGCGTCGCTGTTCGACGATTTCGCGACGCCGTTCTGCGTCTGCCGTCCGCCGCTGCGCAAGGAAGGCGGCAATCTCTCGGCCACCGTCGCCATGATCGTCATGAACACCGCGCAGGGCGTGATGGAGATTGCGCCGTTGCCAGCTGTCAACCGAACTTTCACGCGCTACGACCTCGTCATGGACAGGACTGCCGCCGACAAGGCGGCCTGA
- a CDS encoding GntR family transcriptional regulator, translating into MDARLDPETGRTEGASALQIDLARRILERLIDQAASIGARVSAPELARAFGVSRSPISAALDLLTEQGILAPMATRGLQVAVDVADIDPHVLLPNSPVEELYRTMMRERAQGVLPQEVSEAELMPRYGISRGLVRKLLLRFAAEGLVQRLPGHGWRFVDSLEGEDAYRESYEFRIAIECAALKSARFHADEKQLLPVRRAHERILSDRGANTAGDEWFRVNAAFHENLAACSGNRFLTEAVRQQNNLRRMQESAAFKELPADRIEQSCREHLAILDAVETGDIDWAEALLRQHLRQAADFSLPHG; encoded by the coding sequence ATGGACGCACGATTGGACCCGGAGACCGGACGAACCGAGGGCGCGAGCGCATTGCAGATCGATCTCGCGCGCAGGATTCTGGAGCGCCTGATCGATCAGGCGGCAAGCATCGGCGCGCGGGTTTCCGCGCCGGAACTGGCGCGCGCCTTCGGCGTCTCGCGCTCTCCGATCAGTGCCGCGCTCGATCTTCTGACCGAGCAAGGCATTCTGGCGCCAATGGCGACGCGTGGCCTGCAGGTCGCGGTGGACGTGGCCGATATCGATCCGCACGTCCTGCTCCCGAACTCGCCCGTCGAGGAACTCTATCGCACGATGATGCGCGAGCGTGCGCAAGGTGTTCTGCCGCAGGAGGTGTCGGAGGCCGAGTTGATGCCGCGCTACGGCATATCGCGCGGACTGGTTCGCAAGCTCCTGCTGCGCTTCGCTGCGGAAGGGCTTGTGCAGCGCCTGCCGGGCCATGGCTGGCGCTTCGTCGATTCGCTCGAGGGCGAAGACGCCTATCGCGAAAGCTACGAGTTCCGCATCGCGATCGAGTGTGCGGCGCTCAAATCGGCCCGCTTCCATGCCGACGAAAAGCAGCTTCTGCCGGTGCGGCGGGCGCATGAGCGCATTTTGAGCGATCGGGGGGCGAACACGGCCGGCGACGAGTGGTTTCGCGTCAATGCCGCCTTCCACGAGAACCTCGCCGCCTGCTCGGGAAACCGGTTTTTGACGGAGGCTGTCCGTCAGCAGAACAATCTGCGCCGGATGCAGGAGTCCGCCGCCTTCAAGGAACTGCCCGCCGACCGTATTGAGCAATCCTGCCGCGAGCATCTTGCGATCCTTGACGCGGTTGAAACAGGCGACATCGATTGGGCGGAAGCTCTGCTGCGCCAGCATCTGCGACAGGCCGCCGATTTCAGCCTGCCGCATGGCTGA
- a CDS encoding cyclase family protein, which yields MSSSKMLSDLAQMLLSGQIEVVDLSAPLGPDTPLLKLPPEFAVDTPKIEIHKISAYDDKGPFWAWNWLKLGEHSGTHFDAPQHWITGKDHADGGTDTIPVSNFVAPVNVIDCSKEAAGDPDFLLTADAVRAWEGEHGAIGKGEWVVMRTDWDRRNHSQDEFLNADEAGPHSPGPTVDCIEYILERGAIGWGTQCIGTDAGAAGGMEPPFPAHNLMHKANRYGLASLCNLDRLPAKGAILIVAPLKIVDGTGSPVRALALTPA from the coding sequence ATGAGCTCATCCAAAATGCTTTCCGATCTGGCGCAGATGTTGCTGTCCGGACAGATAGAGGTCGTCGACCTGTCCGCGCCGCTGGGGCCGGACACGCCGCTGTTGAAGCTGCCGCCGGAGTTCGCCGTCGACACGCCGAAGATCGAGATCCACAAAATCTCGGCCTATGACGACAAGGGCCCGTTCTGGGCGTGGAACTGGCTGAAGCTGGGCGAGCATTCCGGCACGCATTTCGATGCGCCGCAGCACTGGATTACCGGCAAGGATCACGCGGATGGCGGCACCGACACCATCCCCGTCAGCAACTTCGTCGCCCCGGTCAACGTGATCGACTGCTCGAAGGAAGCGGCGGGCGACCCCGACTTCCTTCTGACGGCCGATGCCGTCAGGGCATGGGAAGGCGAGCACGGCGCCATCGGCAAGGGCGAATGGGTGGTCATGCGCACGGATTGGGACCGCCGCAACCATTCGCAAGACGAGTTCCTCAATGCGGACGAGGCCGGGCCGCACTCGCCGGGACCGACCGTTGATTGCATCGAATACATCCTCGAGCGCGGTGCGATCGGCTGGGGCACCCAGTGCATCGGCACCGACGCGGGCGCGGCAGGCGGCATGGAGCCTCCGTTCCCGGCTCACAACCTGATGCACAAGGCCAATCGGTACGGCCTTGCGAGCCTTTGCAATCTCGACAGATTGCCCGCCAAAGGCGCCATCCTGATCGTGGCACCGCTCAAGATCGTCGACGGCACGGGAAGTCCCGTTCGCGCTCTGGCGCTGACGCCCGCGTAA
- a CDS encoding aminotransferase class V-fold PLP-dependent enzyme encodes MTRSDVQTGYFLYHSIGQYPGKSEDMARAFSAFSESWGRFDDGQWPAALASRQAFIDRWTQLVNAPAGTLTAAENVTTALYSLIRSLPKRHLAGRKLLVGADCFPSLHFLLAGLAERHDFELCTVPVRQGEHWVRDEDFVDHWGQDVGVALLTWVTSTTSHRCDHEALLAHGRSRDTLVGIDITQGAGLFPFDVQNPQVDFTVSTSLKWLCGTPGAGILHVDQALLETCSPELRGWFSQENPFSWDLDGFSYAPDARRFDHGTPSVVACVGSLAALEWHAAQDATELLAHNRDLADRIIAQADMLGLELVSPREESQRGGSVMVRLPETLDPTILIDTLRNQQLYADCRGRTLRLSPGVVTGQECVARLFETLGAELKKAR; translated from the coding sequence ATGACCCGATCAGACGTACAAACCGGCTATTTTCTTTATCATTCGATCGGTCAGTACCCCGGCAAGTCGGAGGATATGGCGCGGGCTTTTTCGGCGTTCAGCGAGAGCTGGGGGCGTTTTGACGACGGGCAATGGCCGGCCGCCCTTGCCTCACGCCAAGCCTTCATCGACCGTTGGACGCAACTGGTAAACGCTCCGGCCGGCACGCTGACTGCGGCCGAAAATGTAACGACCGCCCTCTACAGCCTGATCCGGTCGCTGCCGAAGCGGCATCTGGCGGGACGCAAGCTGCTAGTCGGCGCCGATTGTTTCCCCAGCCTGCATTTCCTGCTGGCGGGACTGGCCGAGCGTCACGATTTCGAACTTTGCACCGTGCCGGTCCGGCAGGGTGAACATTGGGTGCGTGACGAGGATTTCGTCGACCACTGGGGCCAGGATGTCGGCGTCGCGCTGCTCACATGGGTAACATCGACGACGTCGCATCGATGCGACCACGAGGCCCTACTTGCGCATGGCCGCTCGCGCGACACGCTCGTCGGCATCGACATCACGCAGGGCGCCGGCCTCTTTCCGTTCGACGTTCAGAACCCGCAGGTCGACTTCACGGTCTCGACCTCGCTCAAATGGCTCTGCGGCACTCCCGGAGCGGGCATTCTGCACGTCGACCAAGCCTTGCTCGAGACATGCAGTCCCGAACTTCGCGGCTGGTTCAGCCAGGAAAATCCCTTCTCATGGGATCTCGACGGTTTCTCCTACGCCCCTGACGCACGGCGTTTCGACCACGGCACGCCGTCGGTGGTTGCGTGCGTCGGATCTCTTGCAGCCCTGGAATGGCATGCGGCGCAGGACGCAACGGAACTGCTTGCCCACAATCGCGATCTGGCAGATCGCATCATCGCGCAGGCCGATATGCTGGGGCTCGAACTGGTGAGCCCGCGCGAGGAGAGCCAGCGCGGCGGAAGCGTCATGGTGCGGCTTCCCGAAACGCTCGACCCGACGATCCTGATCGACACGCTGAGAAACCAGCAGCTCTATGCCGACTGCCGGGGCCGTACGCTGCGCCTGTCTCCCGGCGTCGTCACTGGCCAGGAGTGCGTCGCGCGTCTTTTCGAGACCCTGGGAGCCGAGCTGAAGAAAGCCCGATAA
- a CDS encoding amino acid ABC transporter permease, with translation MELVDTFFNWDVLVRAFPMLLRGVWNTILLGSASIVFGGVAGILICLARLYAPRPVRLLAIVYIDVLRAMPILVLLILIYYALPFVGIRFSSFTSATLALSMVLAAFTAEVCRAGIESIPKGQFEASAALGLPFWSAMRKVILPQALQVVIPPLTSNCVSIYKDTALASVVAMPDLLKQATDAQALMANPTPLIGAALIYLAFLWPLVRLVNHLEERGKAAMITR, from the coding sequence ATGGAACTCGTCGATACATTCTTCAACTGGGACGTCCTCGTCCGCGCCTTCCCCATGCTTTTGCGCGGGGTCTGGAACACGATCCTGCTCGGCAGCGCCAGCATCGTCTTTGGCGGCGTCGCCGGCATTCTCATCTGTCTGGCGCGCCTTTATGCGCCCAGACCCGTCAGACTGCTGGCGATCGTCTATATCGACGTGCTGCGCGCGATGCCGATCCTCGTCCTTCTGATCCTCATCTACTATGCCCTCCCTTTCGTAGGCATCCGGTTCTCGTCCTTCACCTCGGCCACGCTGGCGCTCTCGATGGTGCTCGCGGCCTTCACGGCCGAGGTTTGCAGGGCGGGCATCGAAAGCATCCCCAAAGGCCAGTTCGAGGCGTCGGCGGCGCTGGGCCTGCCGTTCTGGAGCGCGATGCGAAAGGTGATCCTTCCCCAAGCTCTGCAGGTCGTCATTCCGCCACTGACCAGCAATTGCGTGTCGATCTACAAGGATACCGCCCTCGCCTCGGTCGTTGCCATGCCCGATCTCCTAAAGCAGGCGACCGACGCCCAGGCCCTGATGGCAAATCCCACGCCTTTGATCGGTGCCGCCCTGATCTACCTCGCTTTCCTCTGGCCGCTCGTGCGGCTGGTCAACCATCTCGAAGAACGCGGCAAGGCCGCCATGATCACGCGCTAG
- a CDS encoding ABC transporter substrate-binding protein — MSFRRSIAAAALIATFSVASHAFAETMTVGAYPSNPPWEFKTETGAFEGFEVDVARGVAERLGMDVELQDMGFQALFAATSSGRIDFAVSSISITNERLQNQSFTQPYYDSDGTVVGREESDIDSLDMLDGKVIGVVAGTTGEAWANANRDELGIAEIRSYNAQQDLLLDVRNGRVDGGAGEIAGFQYAMTQMPGLKILVRIPTGERFAMMTRKDHPLLERANDAVSAMKEDGTMAQIHEKWFGVAPEAGTSTVTTMPVPQPE, encoded by the coding sequence ATGTCATTCAGACGTTCGATTGCTGCTGCGGCGTTGATCGCCACCTTTTCGGTGGCGTCCCATGCGTTCGCCGAAACCATGACCGTGGGCGCCTATCCGTCCAACCCGCCGTGGGAGTTCAAGACGGAAACCGGCGCTTTCGAGGGGTTTGAGGTCGATGTCGCGCGCGGGGTTGCCGAACGCCTGGGCATGGACGTCGAATTGCAAGACATGGGATTCCAGGCTTTGTTCGCGGCGACCAGTTCAGGGCGGATCGACTTTGCCGTCTCTTCGATCTCCATCACCAATGAACGCCTGCAAAATCAGTCTTTCACACAGCCCTACTACGACAGCGACGGCACGGTTGTCGGCCGGGAGGAATCCGATATCGACAGCCTCGACATGCTCGATGGCAAGGTCATCGGCGTCGTTGCGGGGACGACTGGCGAAGCATGGGCCAATGCGAACAGGGACGAACTGGGCATCGCCGAAATCCGCAGCTACAACGCCCAGCAGGACCTTCTTCTCGACGTGCGAAACGGTCGTGTTGATGGCGGCGCCGGAGAGATAGCGGGCTTCCAATACGCGATGACGCAGATGCCTGGTCTCAAGATCCTCGTGCGAATTCCGACCGGCGAGCGTTTCGCGATGATGACGCGCAAGGATCATCCTTTGCTGGAACGGGCGAACGACGCCGTCTCGGCCATGAAGGAAGACGGCACCATGGCGCAGATTCACGAGAAATGGTTCGGCGTCGCACCCGAGGCGGGCACCAGCACGGTGACGACGATGCCCGTTCCGCAGCCCGAGTAA
- a CDS encoding GntR family transcriptional regulator, producing MKIGNVQGFDSLRIEPRAPRQTIQEVVYQRLSYALMAGRFDPGQTLTISYLADLFGTSHMPVREALRRLAAEKALQTTPSGSSIVPFVNRAMLDDLCDARCVVEGHAAARAIDKIDPPLLRTLEHNLADHAAAGAEEQIETMLQKNQEFHFLIYGASGSETMLQLIEALWLRFGPYLRMLSKHLKTHGGNKAEYTEHHRDMILAIRARDADALRAHIVADIDATRELLRTLCPAD from the coding sequence ATGAAGATCGGGAATGTTCAGGGCTTCGACAGCCTTCGCATAGAGCCGCGGGCTCCGCGCCAGACGATTCAGGAGGTCGTCTATCAGCGGTTGAGCTACGCCCTGATGGCCGGGCGGTTCGACCCCGGACAAACGCTGACCATTTCCTATCTCGCGGACCTGTTTGGCACGAGCCATATGCCGGTGCGTGAGGCGTTGCGGCGTCTGGCGGCGGAAAAGGCGCTTCAGACGACGCCGTCGGGTTCTTCGATCGTTCCGTTCGTCAATCGCGCGATGCTCGACGATCTGTGCGATGCGCGCTGCGTGGTGGAGGGGCACGCCGCGGCGCGCGCGATCGACAAGATCGACCCGCCATTGCTTCGCACGCTCGAGCACAATCTTGCCGACCATGCGGCGGCAGGAGCCGAAGAGCAGATCGAGACGATGTTGCAGAAGAACCAGGAGTTCCATTTCCTGATCTACGGCGCGTCCGGATCCGAAACGATGCTGCAATTGATCGAGGCACTTTGGCTGCGCTTCGGGCCATATCTGCGTATGCTCAGCAAGCACCTCAAGACCCATGGCGGAAACAAGGCCGAGTATACCGAGCATCACCGCGACATGATCCTGGCGATCAGGGCGCGGGATGCTGATGCATTACGCGCGCATATCGTCGCCGATATCGATGCGACGCGCGAACTTCTGCGCACGCTTTGCCCTGCCGACTGA